The genome window GTTAACACCTTCACCCCCGTAAATCCCTCCACACGCCGGATCAACCAGCGCATATGCCTCTTCTCTTCTTCACCCAGCAACATCTGCCTCCCCACCACACGCGACATGCAGTGATAATAAGCCAATCCATCCCGTTTTATTCGTGCTCTTCTCATGATGCGACTACTACCGCACAACACTCCTGTCAGTCAAGTAAAAATTGAATATGCTCCTGTCACTTATTCAAGTATTCAGATTCATTCTTTGATTGTCGCGTGTCGATTTATATGCATACTTGATAACTTTCATTCGATTCATCGGGGATGATTTATAGTAGTGTGGGAATTAATATACGGGCTCCTACTGGGGTTCCATTGGCAAATGAAAGGCATAATACGATATGGACTATATAGTTAAGGATATTTCTCTAGCAACATTCGGACGAATGGAGATGACGCTGTCGGAAAATGAAATGCCGGGTCTTATGGCTCTCCGCAAAAAATACGGCGAAGAAAAACCACTAAAAGGTGCTCGCATCAGCGGGTCGCTGCATATGACGATTCAAACGGCGATGCTGATTGAAACATTACAGACACTCGGCGCAGAGGTTCGCTGGGCAAGTTGTAATATTTTCTCTACTCAAGATCACGCTGCGGCAGCCATCGCTGAAACGGGTACCCCAGTTTTTGCAGTTAAAGGCGAGTCATTGGTCGAATATTGGGAGTACACAGACCGCATCCTCGACTGGGGCAATGGAACGGGTCCGAATATGATTTTAGATGACGGTGGCGATGCGACGCTATTTGTTCATCTGGGCTATAAAGCGGAAAATGATCCATCCGTTTTAGATGCTGCCACGGAAAGCGAAGAAGAGGCTGTTTTATTTGCTCAGGTAAAAAAAGCCATGGCGAAAGATCCGGGACGTTTTCATCGTATCGTCAAAGAAATCAGGGGTGTCAGCGAAGAAACAACAACCGGCGTCCACCGCTTATATAAATGGGCTAAAAATGGCGAATTGCTGTTCCCTGCGTTCAATGTGAACGACTCGGTGACAAAATCGAAATTTGACAACCTGTATGGCTGCCGTCATTCGCTGGTTGATGGCATTATGCGTGCCACGGACTTGATGATCGGCGGGAAAGTGGCCGTTGTGGCCGGGTATGGTGATGTAGGCAAAGGCTGCTGTCAGTCGCTAAAAGGTCAGGGCGCCCGCGTTGTTGTGACTGAAATTGATCCGATTTGCGCGCTGCAGGCCTCCATGGAAGGCTATGAAGTCATGCGCATGGAAGATGCCTGCAAAATTGGCGATATCTTTGTATCCACAACGGGCTGCTGCGATGTCATCACCGAAGAACACATGCTGCAAATGCCCAACATGGCCATCGTCTGCAATATCGGCCATTTTGATTCGGAAATCGAAGTAGCAAAAATGCGTAAGTACGAGTGGACAAATGTGAAACCTCAGGTCGATCTGATCAAAAAGCCGGACGGCCGCTCCATTATCCTTCTGGCTGAAGGACGGTTGGTCAATCTGGGCTGCGCTACAGGGCATCCCAGCTTTGTGATGTCTAACAGCTTCACAAACCAGACCCTGGCTCAGATGGAACTGTTTTGCAATCCTGACAAATATCCTATCGGCGTCTACACCCTTCCTAAACCATTGGATGAAGAAGTTGCACGCCTGCATCTCGGACGCATCGGGGCAAAACTGGATACGTTGACACCGAAACAGTCGGAGTATCTCGGAGTCGACATCAATGGCCCCTACAAACCGGATCACTACCGTTACTAAAAAGGGATGAGGGCGGATGCGACCTCAATGAATGTAAAAAAGGACTCAGGCATTGCGCCTGAGTTCTCATTTACTCCCGTAGAACCCAATGTGATACAGCCCAAAACACCTATGGAGGGAATCCAATGAACCATTTTTACGCGATCATCATGGCCGGTGGAAAAGGCGAACGCTTCTGGCCTCTCAGCACAGAAAAACGCCCGAAACAACTGCTTTCACTGGTGGGATCCAGACCACTCGTTGCTCAGAGTGTGGAACGCTTGCAAGGATTAATTCCGCCCGAACAGATCTTCATCATTACCAATGCTGACCTCGTCGATGAAGCCTGCAAATGCGTACCGGAACTGCCTGCAAAAAACATCATTGGTGAACCGATTGGACGCGATACTGCTGCCGCTGTTGCACTGGGCGCCGCGATTATTAAGAAACGCGATCCA of Spartobacteria bacterium contains these proteins:
- a CDS encoding adenosylhomocysteinase, encoding MDYIVKDISLATFGRMEMTLSENEMPGLMALRKKYGEEKPLKGARISGSLHMTIQTAMLIETLQTLGAEVRWASCNIFSTQDHAAAAIAETGTPVFAVKGESLVEYWEYTDRILDWGNGTGPNMILDDGGDATLFVHLGYKAENDPSVLDAATESEEEAVLFAQVKKAMAKDPGRFHRIVKEIRGVSEETTTGVHRLYKWAKNGELLFPAFNVNDSVTKSKFDNLYGCRHSLVDGIMRATDLMIGGKVAVVAGYGDVGKGCCQSLKGQGARVVVTEIDPICALQASMEGYEVMRMEDACKIGDIFVSTTGCCDVITEEHMLQMPNMAIVCNIGHFDSEIEVAKMRKYEWTNVKPQVDLIKKPDGRSIILLAEGRLVNLGCATGHPSFVMSNSFTNQTLAQMELFCNPDKYPIGVYTLPKPLDEEVARLHLGRIGAKLDTLTPKQSEYLGVDINGPYKPDHYRY